A window of the Podospora bellae-mahoneyi strain CBS 112042 chromosome 6, whole genome shotgun sequence genome harbors these coding sequences:
- a CDS encoding hypothetical protein (EggNog:ENOG503P497) translates to MSQPLGPFKLVTVNTAPERAYRLIGRVVEDVKDKYTIIHAGNAESIDKVKETVEAAQPNVLFTASMWTPEQAAEIVAIAKEIVPDLKTFSLPQGLQVDKGPDAVVEYIEENLPGLLE, encoded by the exons ATGTCTCAACCACTCGGCCCCTTCAAGCTCGTCACCGTCAACACGGCCCCCGAGCGCGCCTATCGGCTCATCGGCcgggttgtggaggatgtcaaggacAAGTACACCATCATCCACGCTGGCAATGCAGAGA GCATTGACAAAGTAAAAGAAACTGTCGAGGCAGCTCAGCCCAACGTCCTG TTCACTGCCTCCATGTGGACCCCCGAGCAAGCAGCCGAGATCgtcgccatcgccaaagaAATCGTCCCAGACCTCAAGACTTTCTCCCTGCCTCAGGGGTTGCAGGTGGACAAGGGGCCTGACGCGGTGGTGGAGTACATCGAGGAGAATTTGCCTGGTTTGCTTGAGTAG
- the MCM3 gene encoding MCM DNA helicase complex subunit (EggNog:ENOG503NXER; COG:L), with protein sequence MDYEMLRDNAAQDRVRQAMEFLDPHDQHVKGYRADIITMLQKNQRRLVVNIDRVRDHNPEMAEGLLYDPFDFTLAFNHALKSIVKALPQARKDQTDDDVLYYCAFAGSFGLNTCNPRSLGSQHLNSMVSIEGIVTRCSLIRPKIVKSVHYNETKNIFQWKEYRDQTMTNGATTTSVYPHEDNEGNPLITEYGLCTYRDHQTISIQEMPERAPAGQLPRGVDVILDDDLVDKAKPGDRVQLVGIFRTLGNRNTNHNSALFKTVLLANNVVLLSTKSGGGIATAAITDTDIRNINKIAKKSKVFELLSQSLAPSIFGHDYIKKAILLMLLGGMEKNLENGTHLRGDINILMVGDPSTAKSQLLRFVLNTAPLAIATTGRGSSGVGLTAAVTSDKETGERRLEAGAMVMADRGVVCIDEFDKMSDVDRVAIHEVMEQQTVTIAKAGIHTSLNARCSVIAAANPIFGQYDTHKDPHKNINLPDSLLSRFDLLFVVTDDIEDTRDRQVSEHVLRMHRYRQPGTEEGAPVRENAGQALNVALNQQADVQRPTDVYEKYDAMLHVGIKATGRGSNRKHEILSIPFMKKYIQYAKTRIKPVLTQEASDRIAEIYVGLRNDDMEGNQRKTSPMTVRTLETLIRLSTAHAKARLSNRVEERDALAAESILRFALFKEVIEDESRKKRRKTRPLADEKTDSESSDDSDGDEAAAAARSRSARASQRANGGARRVNGRNQRSTPPEVEVEAAEEGEEEEVDVYNATPRRTGRSTRSSQPSFASSIPASQLETQEEDEDMASRAAGLTVEEEEEQEGISEQRLEVFRRTLGQLLGTDLFEDDSAGVDELIGAVNEKAEGPKFGKAEAILALKEMDSRNQIMYTDGDLVYKI encoded by the exons ATGGACTACGAAATGCTCCGCGACAATGCGGCCCAAGACCGGGTGCGCCAGGCCATGGAGTTTCTCGATCCCC ATGACCAACATGTCAAGGGCTACAGAGCAGACATCATCACGATGCTGCAAAAAAACCAGCGCCGGCTCGTCGTTAACATCGACCGAGTCCGCGACCACAACCCCGAGATGGCCGAGGGCCTCCTCTACGACCCCTTCGActtcaccctcgccttcAACCACGCCCTCAAGTCCATCGTCAAGGCCCTCCCACAAGCCCGCAAGGACCAGACGGACGACGACGTGCTGTACTACTGCGCCTTTGCCGGCAGTTTTGGTTTAAACACTTGCAACCCGCGGAGTTTGGGGTCGCAGCACTTGAACAGCATGGTCTCCATCGAGGGCATCGTCACCCGCTGCTCGCTTATCAGACCCAAGATCGTCAAGAGCGTGCACTACAACGAAACGAAGAATATTTTCCAGTGGAAGGAATACCGCGACCAGACGATGACCAACGGCGCGACGACCACGTCGGTGTATCCCCACGAGGACAACGAGGGGAACCCGCTGATCACAGAGTATGGGCTCTGCACGTACAGGGATCACCAGACGATTTCGATCCAGGAGATGCCCGAGCGGGCGCCTGCGGGGCAGCtgccgaggggggtggatgtgattttggatgatgacctggtggacaaggccaagccGGGAGACAGAGTCCAGCTGGTGGGTATCTTCAGGACGCTAGGGAACAGaaacaccaaccacaacagcgCGCTGTTCAAGACGGTGCTGCTGGCGAATAATGTCGTGTTGCTGTCGACCAAGTCGGGGGGTGGGATCGCCACAGCGGCGATTACGGATACCGACATCAGGAACATCAACAAGATTGCGAAAAAGTCAAAGGTGTTTGAGCTGTTGAGCCAGTCGTTGGCGCCGAGCATTTTCGGGCATGATTacatcaagaaggcgattttgctgatgctgctgggggggatggagaagAATCTGGAGAATGGGACGCACCTGAGGGGTGATATCAACattttgatggtgggtgaCCCTTCGACAGCCAAGTCGCAGCTGTTGAGGTTTGTGTTGAATACCGCGCCGTTGGCAAttgccaccaccggcagGGGGTCGTCTGGTGTGGGCTTGACGGCTGCGGTGACGAGCGACAaggagacgggggagaggaggttggaggcggGTGCGATGGTTATGGCGGACAGGGGCGTGGTCTGCATCGATGAGTTTGACAAGATGAGCGACGTGGATCGGGTGGCTATCCACGAGGTTATGGAACAGCAGACGGTTACGATTGCGAAGGCGGGGATTCACACTTCGTTGAACGCGAGGTGCAGCGtcattgctgctgccaacccCATCTTTGGGCAGTATGATACCCACAAGGACCCTCACAagaacatcaacctcccggATTCGCTGCTGTCCCGTTTCGacttgttgtttgttgtcaCCGACGACATTGAGGACACGAGGGATAGGCAGGTGTCGGAGCATGTGTTGCGTATGCACCGCTACCGCCAGCCCGGCACGGAAGAAGGCGCCCCTGTTCGGGAGAACGCGGGCCAGGCTCTCAACGTGGCGCTTAACCAGCAGGCTGATGTTCAGCGCCCGACGGATGTGTACGAGAAGTACGACGCGATGCTTCACGTGGGCATCAAGGCTACCGGCAGGGGAAGCAACAGGAAGCACGAGATCCTCTCGATCCCGTTCATGAAGAAGTACATCCAATACGCCAAGACCCGCATTAAGCCGGTCTTGACTCAGGAAGCCTCGGACCGCATCGCCGAGATCTACGTCGGGTTGCGTAACGATGATATGGAGGGCAACCAGCGCAAGACCTCCCCCATGACGGTCCGCACGCTCGAAACCCTCATCCGTCTGTCGACTGCCCACGCCAAGGCGAGGTTGTCGAACCGCGTCGAGGAACGGGACGCCCTCGCCGCGGAATCCATCCTGCGATTTGCCCTCTTCAAGGAGGTGATTGAGGATGAATCaagaaagaagaggagaaagacCCGCCCTCTGGCGGACGAGAAGACGGACAGCGAATCCTCTGACGACTCGGACGGCGAcgaggccgccgccgccgctagATCCCGCTCTGCTCGCGCGTCCCAGAGGGCGAACGGTGGTGCAAGGAGGGTCAATGGTAGAAACCAGAGGAGCACACCgcctgaggttgaggttgaggctgccgaggagggagaggaggaggaagtggatgTTTACAACGCCACGCCTAGACGGACAGGCCGGTCGACGAGGAGCTCTCAGCCCTCGTTTGCGAGCTCAATTCCTGCTTCTCAGCTGGAGAcgcaggaggaagatgaggatatgGCGTCCAGAGcggcggggctcacggttgaggaggaggaggagcaggaggggaTTAGTGAGCAGCGCCTTGAGGTGTTTAGACGGACGTTGGGCCAGCTTTTGGGAACGGATCTGTTTGAGGATGATTCGGCGGGGGTGGATGAGTTGATTGGCGCTGTGAACGAGAAGGCCGAGGGGCCAAAGTTTGGAAAGGCTGAGGCGATACTGGcgttgaaggagatggatAGTCGGAACCAGATCAT GTACACTGATGGTGATTTGGTTTACAAGATttga
- the BRO1_1 gene encoding bck1-like resistance to osmotic shock (COG:U; EggNog:ENOG503NUGR) — protein MAQAPMIAVPLKATNEIDWISPLKSYIQNTYGDDPERYAEECAAINRLRQDMRGAGKDSTAGRDLLYRYYGQLELLDLRFPVDEQHIKISFTWFDAFTHKPTSQHSLAFEKASIIFNISAVLSCHAAHQTRTEESGLKTAYHSFQASAGMFTYINENFLHAPSADLSRETVKTLINIMLAQAQEVFLEKQITDQKKVGLLAKLASQAATLYGQAAEGVQDNVNRAIFEKVWLQMVQAKYNLMTSMAQYFQALADDDANSHGMAIARLQVAEALARDANKISHSFPGTLPPNANLNADAPYILQEITKRHWVAVQDKLRELNKDNDFIYHQPVPAEAGVPPVAKLPAAKPIPVSELYAGQDISRITGPDLFAKIVPLAVTESASLYDEEKAKLVRAETERVDQANSEMAASLDYLRLPGALQVLKGGFDQEILPDEDFRTWCVDVADHENPGTIFDSLHGQKQAIMTVLDRSAKQLDMEESVCEKMRSKYDSEWTQQPSSRLTTTLRSDIRGYREALDEAARSDQQLFTKLRQNQNEFDEMRLAAETGEVDALFQRAVNKGRKASNTNSPSTEPNLLDTDFDDGGPSVVEQIAKVEDILKKLNLIKRERTQVLKDLKEKAHNDDISQILILNKKSIVKHEQQLFQQELEKFRPYQTRLVQATHKQAAMMRELTVTFNNLLQDKRVRAEQSKYESIQRTRASVIGRYKRAYQEFLDLEAGLQSAKNWYKEMRETVESMEKNVDTFVNNRRSEGAQLLNQIEQARAASKSSQAALEQERLRGLMERMSMEQPPSPPKQSRPAPAPLTFNTGPAYHKSSYSSGQHTLPSSPPPTQTTYGHHQQQSSQSGFNTIYNPSSHGRIPGPASPPATQSTFNLGGHMRGPASPPPNQTSFGHNTYGNPNAPPQGYQQPPPQQQQQAGGGGYVPPNFVPPPPPPGPPPLGPQQMINYGDGYYNPNAPPRPGSASQHQHQHQHQHQHQHQQQQQQQHQLYQGQVGYPNPNQGGGAGQDPWAGLNAWK, from the exons ATGGCACAAGCGCCCATGATCGCCGTGCCTCTCAAGGCCACAAACGAGATCGACTGGATCTCGCCCCTCAAGTCGTATATCCAGAATACCTACGGCGATGACCCGGAGCGCTACGCAGAAGAATGCGCCGCCATCAACCGGTTACGCCAGGACATGCGTGGTGCTGGTAAGGACAGCACCGCTGGCAGGGACCTGTTGTACCGGTACTATGGCCAGCTAGAGCTTCTGGACCTCCGTTTCCCGGTTGACGAGCAGCACATCAAGATCTCCTTTACATG GTTCGATGCCTTCACGCACAAGCCCACTTCGCAACACTCGCTGGCGTTTGAGAAGGCCTCTATCATCTTCAATATCTCGGCCGTACTCTCCTGCCATGCTGCCCATCAGACTCGAACCGAAGAATCCGGCCTGAAAACCGCCTACCATTCTTTCCAGGCCTCGGCTGGCATGTTTACTTATATCAACGAAAACTTCCTCCATGCGCCATCGGCAGACCTGAGTCGGGAAACGGTCAAAACCCTGATCAATATCATGCTGGCACAGGCGCAGGAGGTGTTCCTCGAGAAACAGATCACAGACCAGAAAAAGGTTGGGTTATTGGCCAAGCTCGCGAGTCAAGCAGCTACTCTGTACGGACAAGCAGCCGAGGGTGTCCAGGACAATGTCAACAGGGCCATTTTCGAAAAGGTCTGGCTTCAGATGGTGCAAGCCAAGTACAACCTCATGACATCGATGGCGCAATACTTCCAGGCCTTGGCGGACGACGATGCGAACTCGCACGGTATGGCTATTGCACGTCTACAGGTGGCGGAGGCACTTGCCCGTGATGCGAACAAAATCTCTCACAGTTTCCCGGGGACGTTGCCTCCAAACGCAAACTTGAACGCGGATGCGCCTTACATATTGCAGGAAATCACCAAGAGGCACTGGGTGGCGGTTCAGGACAAGCTACGTGAGCTTAACAAGGACAACGATTTCATCTACCATCAGCCAGTACCTGCCGAAGCAGGTGTTCCACCTGTGGCCAAGCTGCCTGCTGCGAAGCCTATCCCAGTGAGCGAGCTCTACGCTGGGCAAGACATCTCCCGAATTACCGGGCCAGATCTGTTTGCCAAAATTGTGCCATTGGCGGTCACTGAGTCGGCCAGCTTGTACGACGAAGAGAAGGCGAAGTTGGTCAGAGCTGAGACAGAACGGGTTGATCAAGCTAACAGCGAGATGGCTGCGAGTTTGGATTATTTGAGGCTGCCAGGTGCTCTTCAAGTTCTGAAGGGTGGCTTTGATCAGGAAATTCTTCCCGATGAAGATTTCAGGACATGGTGTGTGGACGTTGCGGACCACGAGAATCCCGGGACGATATTCGACTCTTTGCATGGTCAGAAACAGGCCATCATGACTGTTTTGGACAGGAGCGCAAAACAACTAGATATGGAGGAAAGCGTGTGTGAAAAGATGAGGTCGAAATATGATAGCGAGTGGACCCAGCAACCAAGCTCGCGACTTACTACGACTCTACGGAGTGATATTCGAGGTTATCGGGAAGCTTTGGACGAGGCAGCACGGAGCGATCAACAACTGTTCACCAAGCTGCGGCAAAACCAGAACGAGTTTGACGAGATGCGTCTTGCTGCGGAGACTGGCGAGGTGGATGCGTTGTTCCAGAGGGCGGTTAATAAAGGGCGCAAAGCCAGCAATACGAATAGCCCGTCGACTGAACCCAATCTTTTGGATACCgattttgatgatgggggacCGAGCGTTGTTGAGCAGATTGccaaggtggaggatatCCTCAAGAAGCTGAATCTGATCAAAAGGGAACGCACCCAAGTGCTCAAGgacttgaaggagaag GCGCACAATGATGACATCTCTCAAATCTTGATTTTGAACAAGAAGAGCATTGTCAAGCACGAGCAGCAGCTGTTTCAacaggagctcgagaagTTCAGGCCTTACCAGACCCGTCTCGTTCAAGCTACTCACAAGCAGGCGGCGATGATGCGGGAGTTGACAGTAAcgttcaacaacctccttcaGGATAAGCGGGTCCGCGCGGAGCAGAGCAAATATGAATCAATTCAGAGGACGAGAGCTTCCGTCATCGGCAGATACAAGCGGGCATATCAGGAGTTCCTGGACTTGGAGGCTGGTCTCCAGAGCGCCAAGAATTGGTACAAGGAGATGAGGGAAACGGTGGAGAGCATGGAGAAGAATGTTGACACGTTTGTCAACAACCGGCGGTCTGAAGGAGCGCAGTTGCTCAACCAAATCGAACAGGCCCGGGCAGCAAGCAAGAGCTCACAGGCTGCGTTGGAGCAGGAGCGGTTAAGGGGTTTGATGGAGCGCATGTCGATGGAAcaaccaccctcacctcccaagcAGTCGAGACCGGCGCCGGCACCGCTCACCTTCAACACCGGGCCGGCGTATCACAAGAGCAGCTACTCCTCCGGGCAGCATACACTCCCcagctctccacccccgACCCAGACCACCTACGggcatcaccagcaacagtCGAGCCAGTCGGGGTTCAACACCATCTACAACCCTAGCTCTCACGGCCGCATCCCCGGCCCGGCGTCTCCTCCGGCAACACAGTCGACTTTCAATCTTGGGGGACACATGCGCGGACCGGCTTCCCCGCCACCGAACCAGACTTCGTTTGGCCACAACACGTATGGGAATCCCAACGCACCACCACAAGGCTATcagcaaccacctcctcagcagcagcagcaagctggtggtggtgggtatgtACCGCCTAACTTTGtgcctccgccaccaccacctggaCCCCCACCGCTGGGGCCGCAGCAGATGATCAACTATGGGGATGGGTATTATAACCCGAATGCGCCGCCGAGACCGGGGTCCGCTTCgcagcatcagcaccagcaccagcaccagcaccagcaccagcaccagcagcaacagcaacagcaacatcagTTGTATCAGGGACAGGTGGGATATCCGAATCCCAAtcaggggggtggtgctgggcaGGATCCTTGGGCTGGGTTGAATGCGTGGAAataa
- a CDS encoding hypothetical protein (EggNog:ENOG503NZ3H; COG:Q): MAFERLVRFVPKGDTSKVLVGEPVDSSVDVGLAVYKGEEVQVKVYSGSSVLDAGSPTDETAVIGQILSPVTANEAGTIRCIGLNQYKRHAEEAKMSIPDIPTLFLKPPTCLAGPYPEPTIIPKHTIASDSADYESELAIILGKEAKNVSEADALDYVLGYTACNDISSRASQFAQTQWCYSKGFDGACPIGPVLVSKDVIKDVGKLRLRGLKNGKAVQDSPLTDLIFSVEQIVSFVSQGTTLPKGTVIITGTPAGVGFAHKPQELLHDGDEFIVEIQPHIGSLVNKLQNEK; this comes from the exons ATGGCTTTTGAGC GTCTCGTCAGATTTGTGCCCAAGGGCGACACCAGTAAGGTCCTGGTCGGAGAGCCAGTAGACAGCTCTGTCGATGTCGGTCTCGCTGTCTacaagggagaggaggttcaGGTCAAGGTTTACAGCGGAAGCTCCGTTCTCGATGCCGGCTCACCAACGGACGAGACCGCCGTCATCGGCCAGATCCTCTCGCCCGTAACGGCCAACGAGGCCGGCACAATCCGCTGCATCGGGTTGAAC CAGTACAAGCGCCacgccgaggaggccaagatgAGCATCCCCGATATCCCGACCCTCTTCCTGAAGCCCCCTACCTGCCTTGCCGGTCCCTACCCAGaacccaccatcatccccaagcaCACCATCGCCTCCGACTCGGCCGACTACGAGTCCGAgctcgccatcatcctcggcaaggaggccaagaacgTCTCCGAGGCCGACGCTCTCGACTACGTTCTCGGATACACAGCCTGCAACGACATCTCCTCCCGTGCCTCCCAGTTTGCCCAGACGCAGTGGTGCTACTCCAAGGGTTTCGACGGCGCCTGCCCTATCGGCCCCGTGTTGGTCTCCAAGGATGTTATCAAGGATGTCGGCAAGCTCAGACTCAGAGGGTTGAAGAACGGAAAGGCAGTTCAGGACAGCCCGCTCACTGATCTCATCTTCTCCGTCGAGCAGATCGTCAGCTTTGTGTCACAAGGCACGACTCTGCCCAAGGGCacagtcatcatcactggcACCCCTGCTGGTGTGGGCTTTGCTCACAAGCCTCAGGAGCTTCTCCATGACGGTGACGAGTTTATTGTTGAGATTCAGCCACATATCGGCAGCTTGGTGAACAAGCTGCAGAACGAGAAATAG
- a CDS encoding hypothetical protein (EggNog:ENOG503NUMN; COG:E), with translation MEAAIKLARQYFIEVKPSQPQRTRFISRRQSYHGITLGALAMGGHMYRREKFEPLLMKNVSQVSPCNESRFKAPTKTNEEYVAELAQELDEEFRKVGPETVCAFVAEPIVGAAQGCVPSVPGYFKAMKAVCDKYGALLIFDEVMCGMGRSGTLHAWQQEGVVPDIQTIGKALGGGYQPIAGLLANHKVIDGIAKGSSVFVHGHTYQGHPACCAAALEVQRIIQEESLVANVASMGRLLSQGLKRRIGNHPNVADIRGRGLFWGIEFVSDKKSSTPFPEEVHVAMVISKLGLDPKYGINVYPGAGSADGRLGDHIIISPAFNIRKEDVEWIVETVGRLVDDYFATLQV, from the exons ATGGAGGCGGCTATCAAGCTCGCGAGGCAATACTTTATCGAGGTCAAACCATCACAGCCGCAGAGGACTCGCTTTATCTCACGGAGACAGTCTTACCACGGCATCACCCTTGGGGCGTTGGCCATGGGTGGTCACATGTACAGACGCGAAAAGTTTGAACCACTCTTGATGAAAAACGTTTCCCAGGTCTCTCCATGCAACGAATCCCGGTTCAAAGCTCCCACAAAGACCAACGAGGAATATGTCGCGGAGCTGGCGCAAGAGCTCGATGAGGAGTTCCGGAAGGTTGGGCCCGAGACTGTCTGCGCTTTTGTTGCCGAGCCTATCGTCGGTGCA GCTCAAGGCTGTGTGCCGTCGGTCCCCGGATACTTCAAGGCTATGAAAGCCGTGTGTGACAAATATGGGGCACTTCTGATTTTCGACGAAGTGATGTGTGGCATGGGCCGCAGTGGTACCTTGCACGCATGGCAACAGGAGGGTGTCGTTCCAGATATCCAAACCATCGGAAAGgcgcttggtggtggctatCAACCAATAGCTGGGCTGTTGGCCAACCACAAGGTCATTGATGGAATCGCGAAAGGAAGCTC TGTATTCGTTCACGGTCACACCTACCAAGGCCATCCAGCTTGCTGTGCGGCTGCCCTCGAAGTCCAGCGCATCATCCAAGAAGAAAGCCTCGTGGCAAATGTCGCTAGCATGGGCCGCTTGCTATCTCAAGGGCTGAAAAGGCGTATTGGCAACCACCCGAATGTCGCTGATATTCGAGGTCGTGGTCTGTTCTGGGGAATTGAGTTTGTTTCGGACAAGAAAAGCTCGACACCATTCCCGGAAGAAGTTCATGTAGCCATGGTCATCAGCAAGCTTGGATTGGACCCCAAATACGGCATCAATGTATATCCTGGAGCAGGCTCGGCGGACGGGCGTCTGGGGGACCATATCATAATCTCGCCGGCCTTCAATATTCGGAAAGAGGATGTTGAGTGGATTGTGGAGACAGTTGGCAGGCTGGTAGACGACTACTTTGCAACGCTTCAAGTTTGA
- a CDS encoding hypothetical protein (EggNog:ENOG503NUMN; COG:E), whose amino-acid sequence MVLIKLDPQAEMKGTDGAQAVGSSAVLHRHLSEDFLVLSKSEGNYLILEDGRRVFDASGGAAVSCIGYRNKRVADAAYRQILDAPYCSTVFYTTKVQEELCRFLVDSTGGQMARAYIVNSGKFFRHVVSSCS is encoded by the coding sequence ATGGTGTTGATCAAGCTTGACCCCCAGGCCGAAATGAAAGGTACCGACGGAGCCCAGGCAGTCGGCAGCTCGGCTGTGTTGCACAGACACCTTTCCGAAGACTTCCTCGTCCTTTCCAAAAGCGAAGGCAACTATCTAATCCTCGAAGATGGTCGGCGTGTGTTCGATGCCTCCGGAGGCGCCGCAGTCAGCTGTATAGGCTATCGGAACAAGAGAGTGGCCGATGCTGCTTATCGGCAGATCCTTGATGCCCCGTACTGCAGTACCGTCTTCTACACCACCAAAGTACAGGAAGAGCTCTGTCGCTTCTTGGTCGATTCGACAGGAGGACAGATGGCGCGGGCCTACATCGTCAACTCAGGGAAGTTCTTTCGCCACGTTGTATCCTCTTGCTCCTAA
- the EXO70 gene encoding exocyst complex component exo70 (COG:U; EggNog:ENOG503NZNS; BUSCO:EOG092612J3), with protein MAVGLANGRPAADEEARAEVDVLNSRLEKTTQLTKKIQACLGRLEATGKSVRDVAGPLNGETRRLQILGNNIDSVIAAIERLRQPADSKNDEEQIIRMGPDKAGLSNYLGSIKRLNKALDDMKASNLRSTQQTVAELQRLVKLGNSQLENAFDKLLRSETPRMIEPLHFITKNKAFPVLSQDKFNKLGLMNSFVNQQTAGANPPQESPVAKIYAEIRSQYLSSSLVNMAAASSNTAKKKNPDAIYRAGTNGIGTYAQAMEGLFLSEYENICNIFTREDWGSVFQATCQPALVELGRTLRELNGHIKQHMNTDCYLAYEIVEIISALSNNLEAKTGELKSSLAASLKPVRETAKSSLAELLEDTKRRVNSLQTLPQDGAPIPIISETMQRLQTMVDFLRPISSIMVSLGDGNWKSVSASRSGAVGDAIPSLASFDVGADGKEIFAHYCTDTIEALMMSLDGRARLILQKKPVMGVFLANSVVIIERMILQSDLGPLLQGRLGVLEAWRKKATSLYMEACKDVSVHLFDMIKTGQGGRSGGGRPTSGQGAVDSASIMKGLGSKDKAEIKEKFQLFNAGFEDMVQKHKSYSMEKEVRGQFAKDMQNMIEPLYCRFWDRYHEIDKGKKGGQGRVKWDKGGIAAVFQGLY; from the exons ATGGCTGTCGGGCTTGCCAATGGCCGACCGGCTGCCGACGAAGAAGCCCGCGCCGAGGTCGACGTTCTCAACTCGCGCCTCGAAAAGACCACCCAGTTGACCAAGAAGATCCAAGCTTGCTTGGGAAGACTAGAAGCTACGGGGAAGAGCGTTCGTGATGTCGCCGGACCTCTCAACGGCGAGACAAGAAGACTACAGATACTCGGCAATA ACATCGATTCCGTCATTGCAGCTATTGAACGTCTACGACAGCCAGCAGACAGCAAGAATGACGAAGAACAGATTATCCGAATGGGCCCCGACAAGGCCGGCCTCTCCAACTACCTTGGTTCAATCAAGCGTCTTAACAAGGCCCTCGACGACATGAAGGCCTCCAACCTTCGATCAACCCAACAGACCGTCGCCGAACTCCAGCGCCTGGTTAAGCTCGGCAACTCCCAGCTCGAGAATGCTTTCGACAAACTATTACGAAGCGAAACACCAAGAATGATCGAACCACTACACTTCATCACGAAGAACAAGGCGTTCCCAGTGTTGTCACAAGACAAGTTCAACAAACTCGGCCTGATGAACTCATTTGTAAATCAGCAAACTGCAGGGGCTAATCCACCACAAGAATCACCAGTAGCAAAGATCTACGCCGAAATAAGATCGCAATACCTCTCTTCGTCACTAGTAAACATGGCCGcggccagcagcaacacggcaaagaagaagaacccaGACGCTATCTACCGGGCAGGCACCAACGGAATAGGCACCTACGCGCAGGCGATGGAGGGACTGTTCCTCTCCGAGTACGAAAACATCTGCAACATTTTCACGAGAGAAGACTGGGGTTCCGTCTTTCAAGCAACCTGCCAGCCGGCCCTGGTAGAGCTGGGAAGGACATTGCGAGAACTGAACGGTCACATCAAACAGCACATGAACACAGACTGCTACCTCGCCTACGAGATCGTCGAGATTATCTCAGCACTCTCCAACAATCTCGAGGCCAAGACAGGCGAGCTCAAGAGCTCACTGGCCGCCTCTCTCAAACCAGTCCGGGAAACCGCCAAGTCTTCCCTTGCCGAGCTGTTGGAGGACACCAAGCGGCGGGTCAACTCTTTACAGACACTGCCCCAGGACGGCGCGCCAATACCAATCATTTCGGAAACCATGCAGAGACTACAGACAATGGTGGACTTTCTCCGCCCAATATCGAGCATTATGGTTTCGTTGGGAGATGGGAACTGGAAGTCTGTCAGCGCCTCGAGAAGCGGGGCAGTAGGGGACGCCATCCCTAGCCTTGCGTCTTTCGACGTCGGGGCCGATGGCAAGGAAATCTTTGCGCACTACTGCACTGACACCATCGAagcgttgatgatgtcccTCGACGGCCGGGCACGGTTGATCCTCCAAAAGAAACCTGTCATGGGCGTCTTTTTAGCCAACagcgtcgtcatcatcgagaGGATGATTCTCCAATCCGACCTTGgacctctcctccaaggCCGGTTGGGTGTGCTCGAAGcctggaggaagaaggccacCTCGCTCTACATGGAAGCTTGCAAGGATGTGTCGGTGCATTTGTTCGACATGATCAAGACTGGGCAAGGTGGCAGGTCGGGTGGTGGGAGACCGACGAGCGGGCAAGGGGCGGTGGATAGTGCCAGTATCatgaaggggttggggagcaaggacaaggcggagatcaaggagaagttTCAGTTGTTTAATGCTGGGTTTGAGGACATGGTGCAGAAGCACAAGAGTTATAgcatggagaaggaggtgagggggcAGTTTGCGAAGGACATGCAGAACATGATTGAGCCGCTGTACTGTCGGTTTTGGGACCGGTATCATGAGATTgacaaggggaagaagggagggCAGGGGAGGGTTAAGTGGGATAAGGGGGGGATTGCGGCTGTTTTTCAGGGGTTGTACTAG